The Rhodococcus sp. X156 genome window below encodes:
- a CDS encoding ParB/RepB/Spo0J family partition protein, translated as MSQQRRGGLGRGLAALIPSGPTEGPRLGAAAADVMFGAQTAAAPKSDQVTPTTGGSAPSSVADPAPVGGPDTPVSDSPVGAVYRELRTADISPNPKQPRLAFDEEALAELVHSIREFGLMQPIVVREDSPGHYELVMGERRWRATQEAGLETIPAIVRDTADEAMLRDALLENIHRVQLNPLEEAAAYQQLLEEFGVTHEELATRIGRSRPVVSNTIRLLRLPVPVQRRVAAGVLSAGHARALLSLDGDPMAQEDLAARIVAEGLSVRATEEAITLARRHADEARPSARGSDRRPARPPVLQEVAARLSDSFDTKVTVSLGQRKGRIVVEFGSVDDLDRIVGLMSSQGDGTTVVRPSGDAP; from the coding sequence ATGAGTCAGCAGCGACGTGGCGGCCTGGGACGTGGCCTGGCTGCGCTGATCCCGTCCGGTCCGACGGAGGGCCCGCGGCTGGGCGCCGCCGCGGCCGACGTGATGTTCGGTGCACAGACCGCCGCCGCGCCGAAGTCGGACCAGGTCACCCCCACCACCGGAGGCAGCGCCCCGTCCTCCGTGGCTGACCCGGCCCCGGTCGGTGGCCCGGACACGCCGGTCTCGGACTCCCCAGTGGGCGCGGTCTACCGCGAGCTGCGGACCGCCGACATCAGCCCCAACCCGAAGCAGCCGAGACTTGCCTTCGACGAGGAGGCCCTCGCCGAGCTGGTGCACTCCATCCGTGAGTTCGGTCTGATGCAGCCGATCGTGGTCCGGGAGGACTCCCCCGGGCACTACGAGCTGGTGATGGGCGAGCGCCGGTGGCGCGCGACCCAGGAAGCGGGACTGGAGACGATTCCCGCCATCGTGCGGGACACCGCGGACGAGGCGATGCTGCGGGACGCGCTGTTGGAGAACATCCACCGAGTGCAGCTGAACCCGCTGGAAGAGGCGGCGGCCTACCAGCAGCTGCTCGAGGAGTTCGGCGTGACGCACGAGGAGCTCGCCACTCGGATCGGTCGATCGAGGCCAGTGGTGTCCAACACCATCCGGCTCCTTCGCCTGCCGGTCCCCGTCCAGCGTCGGGTGGCGGCAGGGGTGCTCTCTGCCGGGCACGCCCGCGCGCTGCTGTCCCTCGACGGCGACCCGATGGCGCAGGAAGACCTGGCCGCACGCATCGTGGCTGAGGGGCTGTCGGTCCGGGCCACGGAGGAGGCGATCACCCTTGCCCGCCGCCACGCGGATGAGGCGCGGCCGTCGGCCCGGGGCTCTGATCGTCGGCCCGCCCGTCCCCCGGTGCTGCAGGAGGTGGCTGCCCGGCTGTCGGACAGCTTCGACACCAAGGTGACGGTGAGCCTCGGTCAGCGAAAGGGACGCATCGTGGTGGAGTTCGGGTCGGTCGACGATCTCGATCGCATCGTTGGTTTGATGAGCTCCCAGGGCGATGGAACCACTGTGGTCCGCCCCTCCGGGGACGCGCCGTAG
- a CDS encoding AAA family ATPase, with protein sequence MARQRDRETDVPTRGSRGTTPTGHVAGSAILGAGVVLRPAGDDFDTPVAAAAARAARVQHHGEVVVPRPSSPRVITVANQKGGVGKTTTTVNMAAALSMFNLKVLVVDLDPQGNASTALGIPHPSGTPSIYEVLIGEVELAEAIQTSTHSPNLWCVPATIDLAGAEIELVSMEAREKRLRRALSEETLTDLGIDFVLIDCPPSLGLLTVNALAAAPEVLIPIQCEYYALEGLGQLLRNVELVQAHLNPELHVSTILLTMYDGRTKLADQVADEVRNHFGELVLRTMIPRSIKVSEAPGYGQTVLAYDPGSRGAMSYLDAGREFAMRGDLTLVSPEPAEPGDEPLSPDGPSEQKVQQQ encoded by the coding sequence ATGGCCCGGCAGCGAGACCGCGAGACAGATGTGCCGACGAGAGGGTCCCGGGGAACCACGCCTACCGGGCACGTGGCCGGCTCGGCCATCCTGGGCGCCGGCGTGGTGCTTCGACCAGCGGGCGACGACTTCGACACCCCCGTCGCCGCGGCGGCCGCCCGGGCAGCGCGGGTGCAGCACCACGGTGAGGTGGTCGTTCCGCGGCCGTCCTCCCCCCGGGTCATCACCGTCGCCAACCAGAAGGGTGGGGTGGGCAAGACCACCACCACGGTGAACATGGCCGCGGCCCTGTCCATGTTCAACCTCAAGGTGCTCGTGGTCGACCTCGATCCGCAGGGCAACGCGAGTACCGCGCTGGGCATTCCGCACCCGTCCGGAACTCCCTCGATCTACGAGGTGCTGATCGGTGAGGTGGAGCTGGCGGAGGCGATCCAGACCAGCACCCACTCGCCCAACCTGTGGTGCGTGCCGGCGACCATCGACCTGGCCGGCGCGGAGATCGAGCTGGTGTCGATGGAGGCGCGGGAGAAGCGGCTGCGCCGTGCGCTCAGCGAGGAGACGCTCACCGACCTGGGCATCGACTTCGTCCTCATCGACTGTCCCCCGTCGCTGGGGCTGTTGACCGTCAACGCGCTGGCGGCGGCGCCCGAGGTGCTCATCCCCATCCAGTGTGAGTACTACGCGCTCGAGGGACTCGGTCAGCTGCTGCGCAACGTGGAGCTGGTGCAGGCGCACCTCAACCCTGAGCTGCACGTCTCCACGATCCTGCTCACCATGTACGACGGCCGCACCAAGCTGGCCGACCAGGTGGCGGACGAGGTCCGCAACCACTTCGGCGAGCTGGTGCTCCGCACGATGATCCCCCGCAGCATCAAGGTGTCCGAGGCGCCGGGCTACGGGCAGACGGTCCTGGCCTATGACCCGGGCTCGCGGGGCGCGATGAGCTACCTGGACGCTGGCCGTGAGTTCGCCATGCGTGGCGACCTCACGCTGGTGTCGCCGGAGCCCGCAGAGCCTGGCGATGAACCCCTTTCCCCTGATGGACCCAGCGAGCAGAAGGTGCAGCAACAATGA